The Echeneis naucrates chromosome 8, fEcheNa1.1, whole genome shotgun sequence genome has a window encoding:
- the kpnb1 gene encoding importin subunit beta-1 — translation MELITILEKTVSPDRNELEAAQKFLEQAAIENLPTFLVELSKVLANPGNTQVARVAAGLQVKNSLTSKDPDVKTQYQQRWLAIDANARREIKNYVLQTLGTETYRPSSASQCVAGIACAEIPVNQWPELIPQLVANVTDPSSTEHMKESTLEAIGYICQDIDPEQLQENANQILTAIIQGMRKEEPSNNVKLAATNALLNSLEFTKANFDKETERHFIMQVVCEATQCPDTRVRVAALQNLVKIMSLYYQYMETYMGPALFAITIEAMKSDIDEVALQGIEFWSNVCDEEMDLAIEASEASEQGRPPEHTSKFYAKGALQYLVPILTQTLTKQDENDDDDDWNPCKAAGVCLMLLATCCEDDVVPHVLPFIKEHIKHPDWRYRDASVMAFGSILEGPELNQLKPLVVHAMQTLIELMKDPSVVVRDTTAWTVGRICELLPEAAINELYLAPLLQCLIEGLGAEPRVASNVCWAFSSLAEAAYEATDAAEDQEEPSTYCLSSSFEIIVQKLLETTDRPDGHQNNLRSAAYEALMEIVKNSAKDCYPAVQKTTLVIMERLQQVLQMESHIQSTSDRIQFNDLQSLLCATLQNVLRKVQHQDALQISDVVMASLLRMFQSTAGSGGVQEDALMAVSTLVEVLGSDFQKYMDAFKPFLAIGLKNYAEYQVCLAAVGLVCDLCRALMSNILPYCDEIMHLLLENLGNENVHRSVKPQILSAFGDIALAIGGEFKKYLDIVLDTLQQASQAQVDKTDYDMVDYLNELREGCLEAYTGIIQGLKGDQENVHPDVMLVQPRVEFILSFIHHIAEDEDHSDGVVANAAGLIGDLCTAFGKDVMKLVEVRPIINDLLTEGRRSKTIKTKTLATWATKELRKLKSQA, via the exons ATGGAACTCATCACGATCCTCGAGAAAACTGTCTCTCCAG ATCGGAATGAACTGGAGGCGGCACAGAAGTTTCTGGAGCAGGCGGCGATAGAGAACCTG CCCACATTCCTGGTGGAGTTGTCCAAAGTGTTGGCGAACCCAGGGAACACTCAGGTGGCTCGAGTTGCTGCTGGGCTGCAGGTGAAGAACTCTCTGACCTCCAAAGACCCTGATGTCAAAACACAATACCAGCAGAGATGGCTGGCCATCGACGCCAACGCTCGCCGCGAAATCAAAAATTAT GTTTTACAGACTCTGGGCACAGAGACATATCGGCCCAGCTCGGCGTCACAGTGTGTTGCTGGGATTGCCTGTGCAGAAATTCCCGTTAACCAGTGGCCTGAGCTGATCCCACAGCTGGTGGCCAATGTCACAGACCCCTCCAGCACTGAACACATGAAGGAATCCACACTGGAGGCCATTGGATACATATGCCAGGACATC GATccagagcagctgcaggaaaatgCCAACCAGATCCTGACAGCCATTATTCAGGGCATGAGAAAGGAGGAGCCCAGTAACAATGTGAAGCTGGCTGCTACCAATGCCCTGCTTAACTCCCTGGAGTTCACCAAGGCAAACTTTGACAAGGAG acagagagacacttCATCATGCAGGTGGTGTGTGAAGCCACTCAGTGTCCAGACACCAGA gtgCGCGTGGCGGCTTTACAGAACCTGGTGAAGATCATGTCCCTGTATTATCAGTATATGGAGACATACATGGGCCCCGCCCTGTTTGCG ATCACCATTGAGGCAATGAAGAGTGACATTGATGAGGTGGCCTTGCAGGGCATTGAGTTCTGGTCCAATGTCTGTGATGAAGAGATGGACTTGGCCATTGAGGCTTCAGAG GCCTCGGAGCAGGGCCGCCCCCCAGAGCACACCAGTAAATTCTATGCCAAAGGGGCCTTGCAGTATCTGGTCCCCATCCTGACCCAGACCCTCACCAAACAG gatgagaatgatgatgatgatgactggAACCCGTGTAAGGCTGCAGGCGTGTGTCTGATGTTGCTGGCGACCTGCTGTGAGGACGATGTGGTTCCTCATGTTCTGCCTTTCATCAAAGAACACATCAAACATCCCGACTGGCGTTACCGTGACGCCTCCGTCATGGCCTTCGGCTCCATCCTGGAGGGGCCTGAACTCAACCAGCTCAAACCACTTGTCGTACAT GCAATGCAGACGCTGATTGAGCTGATGAAGGACCCTAGTGTGGTGGTGAGGGACACCACAGCATGGACGGTGGGGAGGATCTGTGAGCTGCTGCCTGAAGCTGCCATCAATGAGCTCTACCTGGCACCGCTCCTGCAGTGTCTGATTGAGGGTCTGGGTGCTGAGCCCAGAGTGGCTTCCAACGTCTGCTGG gCGTTCTCGTCCCTGGCAGAGGCGGCTTACGAGGCCACGGATGCTGCAGAGGACCAGGAAGAGCCCAGCACCTACTGTCTGTCCTCATCCTTTGAGATCATTGTCCAGAAACTGCTGGAGACCACGGACAG GCCTGATGGTCACCAGAACAACCTGCGTTCTGCCGCCTATGAGGCTCTAATGGAAATTGTCAAAAATAGCGCCAAGGACTGTTACCCTGCTGTCCAGAAAACCACCCTGGTCATCATGGAAAGACTGCAGCAGGTCCTGCAGATGGAG TCCCACATCCAGAGCACCTCAGACAGAATCCAGTTCAATGACCTGCAGTCGCTGTTGTGTGCCACTCTGCAG aatGTCCTTCGTAAAGTGCAGCATCAGGACGCTTTGCAGATCTCAGATGTGGTCATGGCATCTCTGCTGAGGATGTTTCAGAGTACTGCCGGCTCCGGAGGCGTTCAGGAAGACGCTCTGATGGCGGTGTCTACACTAGTGGAAG TTCTGGGCAGTGACTTCCAGAAGTACATGGATGCCTTCAAACCTTTCCTGGCCATCGGATTGAAGAACTACGCTGAGTATCAG GTGTGTCTGGCAGCGGTCGGTCTGGTGTGTGACCTGTGCAGAGCGCTGATGTCCAACATCCTGCCTTACTGTGATGAAATCATGCACTTGCTGCTGGAGAACCTTGGG AATGAGAACGTCCACCGGTCAGTGAAGCCTCAGATTCTCTCAGCCTTTGGTGACATTGCTCTGGCCATCGGAGGAGAGTTCAAGAAATATCTGGACATTGTCCTGGACACTCTGCAGCAGGCCTCACAGGCCCAGGTCGACAAG ACTGACTATGATATGGTAGATTACCTCAATGAGCTGAGGGAAGGCTGTCTGGAGGCTTACACTGGGATCATCCAGGGCCTGAAGGGGGATCAGGAGAACGTCCACC ctgaTGTGATGCTGGTCCAGCCCCGGGTGGAGTTCATCCTGTCATTCATCCATCACATAGCGGAGGATGAAGATCACTCTGACGGCGTGGTGGCCAACGCTGCCGGACTCATCGG CGACCTGTGCACAGCATTTGGTAAAGACGTTATGAAGCTGGTTGAGGTTCGTCCAATCATCAATGACTTATTAACAGAGGGGCGGCGCTCCAAAACCATCAAGACCAAGACGCTGG